The Maridesulfovibrio hydrothermalis AM13 = DSM 14728 DNA window AAAGATATCCTGACCCGGAACCCGAGCTGGACTGGAAAAATGCATGGGAACTTCTTGTTTCCACCGTTCTCGCCGCCCAGTGCACTGATGTGCGGGTCAATAAAATTACGCCCGCCCTTTTCAGCAAATGGCCCGGTCCCGAAGAGATGTGCAAGGCTGAAGTTGCTGAGATTGAAGAAGTGATCCGTTCCACAGGGCTGTTCCGCAATAAAGCTAAGAACCTTAAGGCAGCTTCAGTGCTGGTCATGGAAGAATTTAACGGGCAATTGCCCAGATCCATGAAAGAAATGATCAGACTCCCCGGTGTTGCCCGTAAAACGGCAAATATTGTGCTCTCCAATGCTATGGATATTC harbors:
- the nth gene encoding endonuclease III, which encodes MKNTIPDKKTLARASVIYDRLLKRYPDPEPELDWKNAWELLVSTVLAAQCTDVRVNKITPALFSKWPGPEEMCKAEVAEIEEVIRSTGLFRNKAKNLKAASVLVMEEFNGQLPRSMKEMIRLPGVARKTANIVLSNAMDIHEGLAVDTHVKRLSFRMGLTGSTNPTVIERDLMPLFKRKTWGITNHLLVLFGRDICPARSPKCDICELNDICPQNGIEKK